In a genomic window of Urocitellus parryii isolate mUroPar1 chromosome 2, mUroPar1.hap1, whole genome shotgun sequence:
- the LOC144253359 gene encoding sperm motility kinase Z-like: MHSKSSESSVVPQWPGSFQEKAFTDHYQVLKDIGHGAFGKVILARHLRTGAEVAVKILPRRLWRSLTCPETLAMKTLNHPNVIHLFQVIETHQYVYLVMEHGGRGSLFDFIPPRGMQEEEEARRLFRQITCAVCYCHKMHILHGDLKPQNVVLDARGNIRIIDFGLSTVLKPGQEWNRYWHPLEGPAVDTWQLGIILYFILTGNCPRDIYQPELEFPQHVSPEAQRLIRKILAEDPGASPSAEEILADPWLNQGEEKSSFHDVPLPNLSDPTVLTMLFDMGYDPYSTWVSLSQKKFDDVMASYLIIQQQISQGAGCMKPGRRDPSTSPALPQRRASEPALHTFPLPCEHHQPQEAKESGQKGFRRASWPAISLRFLHEKPPTPRLASQHHSVADSPQPCPSTTDSLVSQDATTVHPQGHRKGWKRVRQMMAACLRRLCCCTPSCDGENEAPTPGEQKPARFTNRVVPT; encoded by the coding sequence ATGCATAGTAAGAGTAGTGAGTCTAGTGTAGTGCCACAGTGGCCTGGCTCCTTCCAGGAGAAGGCCTTCACAGACCATTACCAGGTCTTGAAGGACATTGGGCATGGGGCATTTGGTAAGGTGATCCTAGCCCGCCATCTGCGCACTGGGGCCGAGGTGGCGGTGAAAATCCTGCCAAGGAGACTTTGGAGGAGTTTGACTTGCCCTGAAACACTGGCGATGAAGACCCTGAACCACCCGAATGTGATCCACCTCTTTCAGGTGATTGAAACCCACCAATATGTCTACCTGGTGATGGAGCATGGAGGCAGGGGATCGCTCTTTGACTTCATCCCACCTAGGGgcatgcaggaggaggaggaggcccggAGACTGTTCAGACAGATCACCTGTGCGGTGTGCTACTGCCACAAGATGCACATCTTGCATGGAGACCTGAAGCCCCAGAACGTTGTGCTGGATGCCAGAGGCAACATCCGAATCATCGACTTTGGCTTAAGCACCGTTCTCAAGCCTGGGCAAGAATGGAACAGATACTGGCACCCTCTGGAGGGCCCCGCAGTGGACACCTGGCAACTGGGTATCATTTTGTACTTTATATTGACAGGGAACTGCCCAAGGGACATCTACCAACCTGAGTTGGAATTTCCCCAGCACGTGTCCCCCGAAGCACAAAGGCTGATCAGGAAAATCCTGGCAGAGGACCCAGGAGCAAGCCCCTCGGCAGAGGAGATCTTGGCAGACCCGTGGCTGAATCAGGGTGAGGAGAAGTCATCTTTCCATGATGTGCCCCTCCCCAACCTCTCAGACCCCACTGTACTGACAATGCTGTTCGACATGGGGTACGACCCTTACAGTACCTGGGTGTCACTGTCCCAGAAAAAGTTTGATGATGTGATGGCTTCCTATCTCATAATCCAGCAGCAGATAAGCCAGGGGGCAGGCTGCATGAAGCCTGGGAGAAGGGATCCTTCCACTTCCCCTGCCCTCCCGCAGAGGAGGGCGAGTGAGCCTGCCCTTCACACCTTCCCCTTGCCCTGTGAGCATCATCAGCCTCAGGAGGCCAAGGAGTCAGGGCAGAAGGGCTTCAGAAGGGCCAGCTGGCCTGCCATTAGTCTCCGCTTCCTGCATGAGAAGCCCCCCACTCCCAGGCTAGCCTCCCAGCATCACTCTGTGGCCGACTCACCCCAACCCTGCCCATCAACAACAGACAGCCTTGTCTCCCAAGATGCCACCACAGTGCATCCCCAGGGCCACAGGAAGGGCTGGAAGCGGGTGAGGCAGATGATGGCTGCGTGCTTGCGCAGACTGTGCTGTTGCACACCCTCATGTGATGGCGAAAACGAGGCTCCTACACCAGGGGAGCAGAAACCTGCTAGGTTCACAAATCGGGTGGTTCCTACATAA